The Podospora bellae-mahoneyi strain CBS 112042 chromosome 7, whole genome shotgun sequence genome includes a window with the following:
- a CDS encoding hypothetical protein (COG:Q; EggNog:ENOG503PCIN), whose protein sequence is MTGLFALLGLSLSQLAGLVGTLLLTLLFWRRYCSPISDIPGPFTASFTRIWHVLHILKGDQNLELIRLHDKHGHFVRIAPNEVSISHPDAIKKVLASPSLHKAPWYKVIAFPDGRFQNPMSATDPAVKNELSRHLAPAYTLPNLLRSEEAIGNTLELLFDWLDKFSSSKKPIDLDKFFTFATSDVIGEVIFSKQFGFLREGKDINNTIANTHPQAAYVSIAGFFRWFHVLFLSNRFITWLGVTPWGHLIDTAMTAIKERQENPNVEKFDALAHWLHMLEKSKGKMEMHEIHSAAFNAAAAGNETVATGLQAFVYYMIRHPTAWARCRREIDAAKVGTVGGRSVSFADAQRLPFLQACIKEALRVFGPASMGLPRVVPRGTPLVIGDRSIPGGTTVSVNVWVIHHSKEIWGEDARMFNPDRWLTPDAARLEKYFVPWGFGYASCPGQNLAKIELSKICATLVRDYDFVQVDKAKEWRWKAYFTVVPEDWPCYVARRER, encoded by the exons ATGACAGGGTTATTCGCCCTTTTGGGCCTGAGCCTCTCTCAGTTGGCCGGTCTGGTTGGTACTCTGCTCCTCACATTGCTCTTCTGGCGGCGATACTGCTCTCCAATCAGCGATATTCCCGGCCCATTCACGGCCAGCTTCACCAGAATATGGCACGTCCTTCACATTCTCAAGGGCGACCAAAACTTAGAGCTCATCAGGCTGCATGACAAGCATG GCCACTTTGTCCGTATCGCTCCGAATGAAGTCAGCATCAGCCATCCTGACGCGATCAAGAAAGTCCtcgcttctccttctctacACAAAGCCCCTTGGTACAAAGTGATTGCCTTCCCCGATGGGCGTTTCCAAAACCCCATGTCAGCTACTGATCCTGCCGTCAAAAACGAACTGTCTCGCCATCTCGCCCCAGCATACACCCTTCCCAACCTTCTCCGCTCCGAAGAAGCCATCGGCAACACCCTCGAGCTCCTCTTTGACTGGCTCGACAAGTTCAGCTCTTCCAAGAAGCCCATCGATCTCGACAAATTCTTCACCTTTGCCACCTCGGACGTCATCGGCGAGGTCATCTTTTCCAAGCAGTTCGGCTTTCTGAGAGAGGGCAaagacatcaacaacaccatcgccaacacaCACCCTCAAGCGGCCTATGTCTCCATCGCCGGGTTCTTCCGCTGGTTTCATGTGCTGTTTCTCAGCAACAGATTCATCACCTGGCTGGGAGTGACACCGTGGGGGCACCTTATCGACACGGCCATGACGGCGATCAAAGAGCGGCAGGAGAATCCCAACGTGGAGAAGTTTGATGCCTTGGCGCACTGGCTCCACATGctggagaagagcaagggcaagatggAGATGCATGAGATACACTCGGCAGCGTTCAACGCTGCGGCTGCGGGGAATGAGACGGTGGCGACGGGGCTGCAGGCGTTTGTGTACTACATGATTCGACACCCCACTGCGTGGGCAAGATGCAGGAGGGAGATTGATGCTGCCAAGGTTGGGACTGTCGGTGGTAGATCAGTGTCATTTGCGGACGCCCAGCGTTTGCCGTTCTTGCAAGCGTGTATCAAAGAGGCGTTGAGAGTGTTTGGTCCTGCGTCGATGGGGTTGCCGAGAGTAGTGCCGAGAGGAACCCCCTTGGTGATTGGAGACAGAAGCATTCCTGGCGGCACCACCGTGTCCGTGAACGTGTGGGTGATTCACCACAGTAAGGAGatctggggggaggatgcCAGGATGTTTAACCCTGACAGATGGCTCACTCCTGACgcggcgaggttggagaaATACTTTGTGCCTTGGGGTTTTGGGTACGCCTCGTGTCCTGGTCAGAATCTTGCAAAGATTGAGCTCAGCAAGATATGTGCGACTTTGGTCAGGGATTATGACTTTGTGCAGGTTGACAAAGCCAAGGAGTGGAGGTGGAAAGCCTACTTTACCGTTGTTCCAGAGGACTGGCCCTGTTACGTTGCGAGGAGAGAGCGATGA
- a CDS encoding hypothetical protein (EggNog:ENOG503NXIJ; COG:S) produces the protein MPSSLSGSNELGITKHAKHGGCAVKVNTAPYVNPTKESQSSLLKRFVRSNRWTPPWCRQQQGREFRYNSGIVLLSAFASAVAAANLYYTYPVLNKAADDFGVSYEKAALIPQLLQGGYGLGILFLCPLGDVFRLRPLIITLTLATTCTWLGLCLSSNFELFTTLSFLTGFVTVSPQILLPLIGTLAPPAQRATAVSLVLAGMMMGLAVPRVVAGIVTQYTPWRNIYWVALGLQCILVALMWLFFPDYPRPDPNNTQTFSRKYMNILGSIIRMMVTQPILAYGCLVTFLVNAVQASFWTTLTAHLAGPPFHFGPLHIGLFSMIGIGTTILIPVYAHFVIERFAPWFSTINGLLLTIVTVALDCYTENVLKIGGPILQALGVDFGVQLGSVAYRAAVYKALPANRANVIFTACAFIGQLVGTSIGNTVYARSGWSNVGIFHIAFALVTMVVIFLRGPKEKGWFGWTGGAGLRLENGDSKQKEEGSESDDNSGKDLHVHEGAGSDWLQFDELQGAYEDGVVSGGGIRHLGRIIKEVLSDLIWQARPNVEARSQVVNAAMVGGLQDEE, from the exons CGTCTCTTTCTGGTAGCAATGAGCTTGGCATCACCAAGCACGCCAAACACGGTGGGTGCGCCGTCAAGGTCAACACTGCTCCATATGTTAACCCTACCAAAGAATCACAATCCTCGCTTCTCAAAAGATTTGTCAGAAGCAATCGATGGACGCCACCATGGTGTCGCCAACAACAAGGGCGGGAATTTAGATACAATTCTGGTATTGTCTTGCTATCCGCCTTCGCCAGCGCCGTGGCAGCCGCCAACTTGTACTACACCTATCCTGTCCTCAACAAAGCCGCCGACGATTTTGGTGTCAGCTATGAAAAGGCCGCTCTCATTCCCCAGCTGTTGCAGGGCGGGTACGGCCTCGGCATCCTATTCCTCTGCCCCCTTGGGGACGTGTTTCGACTCCggcccctcatcatcaccctgaCCCTTGCAACCACTTGCACTTGGCTCGGGCTGTGTTTAAGCTCCAACTTTGagctcttcaccaccctgaGCTTCCTGACTGGCTTTGTGACGGTGAGCCCTCAAATTCTACTCCCACTCATTGGCACACTCGCGCCACCGGCACAACGAGCCACGGCTGTCTCCCTCGTCTTGGCcggcatgatgatgggccTGGCAGTCCCTCGTGTCGTCGCTGGCATCGTCACGCAATATACACCCTGGCGTAACATCTACTGGGTTGCTCTCGGCCTCCAGTGCATCCTTGTTGCCCTCATGTGGCTTTTCTTCCCCGACTATCCACGACCagaccccaacaacacccagACCTTCTCCCGCAAATACATGAATATTCTGGGGAGCATCATCCGCATGATGGTCACACAACCGATTCTGGCCTACGGCTGTCTTGTGACCTTCCTGGTCAACGCTGTTCAGGCATCATTCTGGACAACTCTGACAGCCCACCTTGCCGGCCCACCCTTCCACTTTGGACCCCTCCACATTGGCCTCTTTTCCATGATCGGCAtcggcaccaccatcctgaTCCCTGTATACGCTCATTTCGTGATTGAACGGTTTGCGCCTTGGTTTTCGACCATCAACGGACTGTTGCTGACCATCGTGACGGTTGCCTTGGACTGCTACACCGAGAATGTGCTGAAGATCGGGGGGCCTATACTGCAGGCATTGGGCGTCGACTTTGGGGTACAGTTGGGAAGTGTGGCTTATAGAGCGGCTGTGTACAAGGCGCTGCCGGCCAATCGGGCCAACGTTATTTTTACCGCCTGCGCATTCATCGGACAGCTGGTTGGTACCAGCATCGGGAACACTGTATATGCCAGGAGCGGTTGGTCAAATGTTGGAATTTTCCACATTGCGTTTGCtttggtgacgatggtggtTATATTTTTGAGGGGgccaaaggaaaaggggtggtttggatGGACAGGGGGAGCTGGGCTACGGTTGGAAAATGGTGATTCGAaacaaaaggaggagggctccGAGTCGGATGACAATTCGGGAAAA GATCTCCATGTTCACGAAGGCGCAGGAAGTGATTGGTTACAATTTGATGAGCTCCAGGGTGCCTATGAAGACGGTGTAGTTTCTGGGGGTGGAATTAGGCACCTTGGGCGGATCATCAAAGAAGTGTTATCAGACTTGATCTGGCAAGCCAGGCCCAATGTGGAGGCAAGGAGTCAAGTGGTCAATGCAGCCATGGTTGGAGGGTTGCAAGACGAGGAGTAA